A segment of the Streptomyces sp. NBC_00376 genome:
CCGCCGCCGTACGGGCCGGCCTCGACATCCCCGTGGGGGTGGGCTACGCGGACGGCAGGCTGGTCCTTCCGGGGCTCGGCGAGTTGCGGATCGGGGGAGCGGGGGGGCGCGGCACGGCGCTGGTGCGCGCCGTCGAGGACGGCTTCCTGGTCCGGCGGGACGAGGGCGACCCGGCCGAGTGGCGGGTGGCGCCGACGGCGGCCGGTCCCGGCTGGCGGCCGGTGCGCCGGCTCTCGGTTCCCGGCGCCGCTTCCGGCCCGGTGCTCGACCTGGCGATCGACGACCTCGACCCGTACCGAGACTGCTTCGCCGCGCCGGCTTCGGCCGCGCTCGACGACCGGGCCGCCGCGGAGCTGGTGGCCAGGATCGGCGACGCCTGGACGCTGATCGTGGCGAAGGCGCCGCTGCGGGCCGCGGAGATGGCGGGGCGCCTCACCACCCTCACGCCGCTCATCGGTCCCGCCGCGGCCGAACCCGCCGTGGGGCGGCACGGCTACGGCGCGCTGGGCATCGTCGCGGACGGCAGTGCCGAGGAGTTGGCGCTCGCGCTGCTGCGCGGATCGCGGCGGGCCGAATTGCAGGCGCTGGCCGATGTCACGGATCTTTACGCGGCGGACGGCGCCTGGGAACATCGAATTCCCTGGCAGGAAGAACCAGTTCCGTTTTCCCGTTTGCTGGCCGAGACCTATGAACGGATGGCGTTGAGCGCATTCGAGCCACGCTGTCTGGAGGGCGTACCACAGGCCCTCGATACGCTGGAGGGTGCCGCCGAGCTCACCGTCAGCGGAAAGCGGCTGCTGGATCTGATGCGAAAAGAGATCTGAGGGTCGAATTCCGGTTCGGCCGAAGGGTCGGAACACACGGGACAACTGGGAGGAACAGCCGCAGACCGAATTCGATCAAGGAAATGTTCGGCGGAACCTGGGAACGTATGACTGAAAACCGGCGTTGAATGACCGAACGCCATGGGGGTGGAGCAAGGTCCGCTCCGGAATGATGAATTCGCTCGCATTCACTTCAGTCCCCGGATGCGGGTGCTCACACAGGACGGGGGTCGTGTGCACGCAACAACGCAGCAGCGAGCGGCGGACCATCGGCCGTACTTCTTCTTGAGTTATGCCCATACACCGGGCTACGGCCGTGGAACCGACCCGGATATGTGGGTCGAACGCCTCTTCAAGGATCTCTGTGACCATGTACTGGCCATGACGGATCTGCCCGCGGGCGCGCCCGCGGGGTTCATCGACCGCGAGATACGCTCCGGCGAGGGCTGGTCGGAACGGCTCGGTGAGGTGCTCGCCACCTGCCGGGTGTTCGTTCCGCTGTTCTCGCCGCGCTATTTCGCGAGCGAGATGTGCGGCAAGGAGTGGTACGCATTCGCCCAGCGCGCCATCCATCACCGCGCCCGCTCCAACCAGCGGGCCGAGGCGATCGTCCCGGCCCTCTGGGTCCCGGTACCCCCGAGCCAACTCCCCGGCCCCGCCGAGCGATTACAGTTCAACCACCGTGATTTCGGGGACCGTTACGTCAGTGACGGACTCTACGGGCTGATCAAACTCCGGCTCTTCGCCGAGGAGTACGAGCGCGCGGTGTACGAACTCGCCAAGCGCATCGTCAACGTCGCCGACACCATAAGGATCGGCACCGGCCGCCCCGTCGACTACCGGCTGGCGCCCAGTGCCTTCGGCCCGCCCAACAGCTCGATGGGCGGCCCCCGTCCGATGCAGGTCACCATCGCCGCCGCCACCCGGCACGACCTGCCCGCCGGACGCAGTGCCGACTACTACGGAGACAGTCCGCAGGACTGGAACCCCTACCACCCGGCCGCCGCCCGGCCGCTGGCCTATGTCGCCGAGGACCTGGTGCGCTCCCTCAACTACCAGGCGACCATCTCCTCCTTCGACGAGGAGACCGGGCACGGAGAAGGCAAGCAGCCGCCCAGCAGACCGGAGATCCTGCTCGTCGACCGCTGGGCCCTGCAGGACGAGGACCGGTGCCGGCGGCTCGCCGCCTTCGACGCCGAGAACCGCCCCTGGGTGACGATGATCGTGCCGTGGAACCGGGAGGACCACGAGAGCATGGCGGCCGAGGCCGAACTGACCGAGAAGCTCGAACAGACCATGCCGACCAAGATGCGCCAGGGACGGGCCTACTGCCGGGCCGCCGCCAAGGGCGTCCCCAGCATGGAGGCCTTCGGGCAGATCCTGCCGCAGGTGGTCGAGGTGGCGGCCCAGCAGTACCTGAGACACGCGGCGGTGTACCCACCCGCCACCGGAGGCGGTCACACCGAACGGACACGGCTGATGGGGCCGATGGCGCAGACGAACTACATCCCCGAGACACACGACCCTGCGACGGATGCGGAGGACACGGATGACGGCCAGTCGTGACGGGCGCATCGTCACCTTCTACTCGTACAAGGGCGGCACCGGCCGCACCATGGCCCTGGCCAACA
Coding sequences within it:
- the fsxC gene encoding FxsC protein; protein product: MRVLTQDGGRVHATTQQRAADHRPYFFLSYAHTPGYGRGTDPDMWVERLFKDLCDHVLAMTDLPAGAPAGFIDREIRSGEGWSERLGEVLATCRVFVPLFSPRYFASEMCGKEWYAFAQRAIHHRARSNQRAEAIVPALWVPVPPSQLPGPAERLQFNHRDFGDRYVSDGLYGLIKLRLFAEEYERAVYELAKRIVNVADTIRIGTGRPVDYRLAPSAFGPPNSSMGGPRPMQVTIAAATRHDLPAGRSADYYGDSPQDWNPYHPAAARPLAYVAEDLVRSLNYQATISSFDEETGHGEGKQPPSRPEILLVDRWALQDEDRCRRLAAFDAENRPWVTMIVPWNREDHESMAAEAELTEKLEQTMPTKMRQGRAYCRAAAKGVPSMEAFGQILPQVVEVAAQQYLRHAAVYPPATGGGHTERTRLMGPMAQTNYIPETHDPATDAEDTDDGQS